From the genome of Blautia pseudococcoides, one region includes:
- a CDS encoding helix-turn-helix domain-containing protein, with amino-acid sequence MKINEIIRTRRKELKLTQEQAAEYLGISAPAVNKWEKGVSYPDITLLPPLARLLKVDLNTLLSFKEELTDEEINHFCSRIFAVLKESGYKPGHELAVQKIKEYPNSYKLIYNLAGFLKGALLMFPTAEEDKAGYEEEIRGLFERVARDKKADWGIRGSALNMLVGDYIQMEEYHRAAELLEEIPDLGVDKRPMLILLYRKQGKTEEAVKLTQKKLLQAAGDVQNCLIVLMEICKEQGCDEGVEYYRRKCRDAVELLDLWEYGKYVADYSAAVAEKDAVRTLELLERMLESMGKPWNPGESRLYDKLAEQSADNGQQKEIFERMRNGLLMEIEKGEAFDFLRDRQEFKDLFAKFREGGR; translated from the coding sequence ATGAAGATCAATGAGATTATCAGAACGAGAAGAAAAGAATTGAAGCTGACCCAGGAACAGGCAGCAGAGTATCTGGGGATATCAGCACCGGCTGTCAACAAATGGGAAAAGGGAGTGAGCTATCCTGATATTACGCTGCTTCCGCCCCTTGCAAGGCTTTTGAAGGTGGATTTAAATACACTGCTGTCTTTTAAGGAGGAGCTGACCGACGAGGAGATCAATCATTTTTGCAGCCGTATTTTTGCAGTGCTGAAAGAGAGCGGGTATAAGCCGGGACATGAATTGGCGGTGCAGAAGATCAAGGAGTATCCCAACAGTTATAAGCTGATTTACAATCTCGCCGGGTTTCTGAAAGGTGCCCTTCTTATGTTTCCTACGGCGGAAGAGGATAAGGCGGGGTATGAGGAGGAGATAAGGGGATTATTTGAGAGAGTTGCCAGGGACAAAAAAGCCGATTGGGGAATCAGAGGCAGCGCCCTGAATATGCTGGTAGGTGATTACATTCAGATGGAGGAATACCACAGGGCAGCGGAACTGCTGGAGGAGATCCCTGACCTGGGCGTGGATAAAAGGCCCATGCTTATCCTCCTTTACAGAAAACAGGGCAAAACAGAGGAGGCAGTGAAGCTGACCCAGAAGAAGCTTCTCCAGGCAGCAGGAGATGTACAGAATTGCCTGATCGTCCTTATGGAAATCTGTAAGGAGCAGGGATGCGATGAGGGCGTGGAATATTATAGGAGAAAATGCAGAGATGCGGTGGAACTGCTGGATCTGTGGGAATACGGAAAGTATGTGGCGGATTATTCGGCTGCGGTGGCTGAAAAGGATGCGGTCAGAACCTTGGAACTGCTGGAGAGAATGCTGGAATCTATGGGGAAACCATGGAATCCGGGGGAAAGCAGATTGTATGATAAGCTGGCGGAACAGAGCGCAGATAACGGACAGCAGAAGGAAATATTTGAGCGAATGCGTAACGGGTTATTAATGGAGATAGAAAAAGGGGAAGCGTTTGACTTTTTAAGGGACCGGCAGGAGTTTAAGGATTTATTTGCAAAGTTCCGGGAGGGCGGCAGATAG
- a CDS encoding YhgE/Pip family protein, with translation MLRKEWKGLVHNKLLLVVVVAIILIPTIYTTLFLGSMWDPYGNLDKLPVAVVNEDRAVSYNDRELNVGKELTEKLRDEESLCFNFVDAETAKRGLRNGTYYMMITIPEDFSANAATVMDEKPEKMELAYQTNPGTNYIASKMSETAMEKVKNSVAEEVTKTYTQAVFDQIAEAGDGMQEAADGSGDLKEGMDKVSEGNRTITDNLETLADSSLTFREGSDTLRVGLKTYVDGVSTVNSGAGQLDSGAAELKDGVTAAKSGVSELSDGTGALVSGAWELKDGTGALHKGLSELDGKVPVLKEGVDQLVQGTGALADGAVQLEAGGTSLKVGVSNADAAMAELCRGLEVLRQSTDTLPDAAEQIHVGAEALAQGTKDLETGSGNLKAGIGQVKAGMEAVNGEGGANSEQLADGVLALNQGLEQLYAMLTAGGSGTPASGEAATVQTDVDVSEAKQALDVLYGLADELQGKAGELETSADGIGSVNAVSSDGLAAALEAAVASGDIELVAQAANQAVAAAQENENAVNESNSRLENVAALLRESGTALRGTGEAVSASADGALNALDRVKGQTVTTVETSQASDADTQAMEQVVTAVGKLRDSSQTLADKTAAYTGGVKAVTGNMAALENGALALYEGAGQAKAGAEQLEAGTAELDQKSPLLKAGIGQAAAGGEQFRTEAMQPLLYGSDSLLKGITSVSTGAGQVNDGAGTLQGKVPELEAGISQLDQGAGSLDQGAGTLADGAARLDDGAKELLQGSGQLFDGAAELKDGTGSLVSGTRELTANNSTLLDGASQLSQGAGAIQEGAGKLRDGSAELGDGISQAADGSRTLSSSLQDGAKQVKDTKSTDDTVEMFAAPVETSETMITTVENNGHAMAPYMMSVGLWVGCIAFSLMYPLTKYKGKLKSGFSWWLSKASVLYTIAVLQAVAMILLLHVFDGFNPAEMGRTIGFACLASVAFMSVMYFFTNFIGKVGSFLMLVFMVVQLAGSVGTYPLEISGSFVPYLHEWVPFTYSVEAFRSTISGGESIRGPVVFMIILCAVFTLLTLIEFQLRAGKIKAGKHILADWLEEKGLA, from the coding sequence TTGCTGAGAAAGGAATGGAAGGGACTGGTCCACAATAAGCTGCTTTTGGTGGTGGTTGTGGCGATTATTTTGATTCCTACAATTTATACGACGCTTTTTTTGGGGTCTATGTGGGATCCTTATGGAAATCTGGATAAGCTGCCGGTGGCGGTGGTGAATGAGGACAGAGCAGTTTCCTATAATGACAGGGAATTGAATGTGGGGAAGGAGCTGACAGAGAAACTCAGGGATGAGGAGTCGCTTTGTTTCAATTTTGTGGATGCAGAGACGGCAAAGAGAGGACTGAGGAATGGGACGTATTATATGATGATCACGATCCCTGAGGATTTTTCTGCCAATGCTGCTACGGTGATGGATGAAAAACCTGAGAAGATGGAGCTTGCTTATCAGACGAATCCGGGAACGAATTATATTGCGTCTAAAATGAGTGAGACGGCTATGGAGAAGGTGAAAAACAGTGTGGCGGAGGAAGTGACCAAGACTTATACGCAGGCTGTGTTTGACCAGATCGCTGAGGCCGGGGATGGAATGCAGGAGGCAGCTGACGGGTCCGGAGATTTGAAAGAGGGCATGGATAAGGTCTCTGAGGGGAACCGGACCATAACGGATAATCTTGAGACTTTGGCGGACAGCTCGCTTACGTTCCGGGAGGGGAGCGATACGCTGCGTGTGGGCCTGAAAACCTATGTGGACGGCGTCAGCACAGTAAACAGCGGAGCCGGACAGCTGGATTCGGGAGCAGCCGAACTGAAGGATGGTGTGACGGCGGCAAAGTCAGGGGTAAGCGAACTTTCTGACGGGACCGGCGCCCTGGTTTCCGGGGCCTGGGAGCTGAAAGACGGCACCGGGGCACTGCATAAAGGACTTTCGGAACTGGATGGAAAGGTGCCTGTATTGAAAGAGGGTGTGGATCAGCTTGTTCAGGGCACAGGTGCACTGGCGGACGGAGCGGTACAGCTTGAAGCAGGAGGTACATCACTGAAAGTGGGGGTATCGAATGCAGATGCAGCTATGGCAGAGCTATGCAGAGGGCTGGAAGTCCTCAGGCAGAGTACGGATACACTGCCGGATGCGGCAGAACAGATTCATGTGGGGGCAGAGGCTCTTGCCCAGGGGACAAAAGACCTGGAAACCGGAAGCGGAAATCTGAAAGCCGGAATCGGACAGGTGAAAGCCGGTATGGAGGCAGTCAATGGTGAAGGCGGAGCCAATTCGGAACAACTGGCAGATGGGGTTTTAGCGCTGAATCAGGGACTGGAACAGCTTTATGCCATGTTGACAGCAGGCGGAAGCGGAACACCGGCCTCCGGGGAGGCGGCGACGGTTCAGACGGATGTGGATGTCTCAGAGGCAAAGCAGGCTTTGGATGTCCTCTATGGGCTGGCAGATGAACTGCAGGGAAAAGCCGGGGAGCTGGAAACTTCTGCGGATGGAATTGGCAGTGTCAATGCCGTATCTTCGGATGGGCTGGCGGCAGCTCTTGAGGCTGCGGTGGCTTCGGGAGATATAGAACTGGTTGCCCAGGCGGCCAATCAGGCTGTTGCGGCAGCGCAGGAAAATGAGAATGCAGTAAATGAAAGCAACAGCCGGCTGGAAAATGTGGCAGCTCTGTTAAGGGAAAGCGGCACAGCTTTGAGAGGAACAGGGGAAGCTGTTTCAGCATCCGCGGATGGGGCTTTGAATGCGCTTGACAGGGTGAAAGGACAGACCGTGACTACTGTGGAAACCAGCCAGGCATCCGATGCGGATACGCAGGCCATGGAACAGGTGGTAACTGCGGTTGGAAAACTGCGGGACAGCAGCCAGACCCTTGCTGACAAAACAGCTGCTTATACAGGCGGCGTGAAGGCGGTAACGGGGAATATGGCAGCACTGGAGAACGGGGCCTTGGCGCTGTATGAGGGCGCAGGCCAGGCAAAGGCAGGCGCAGAGCAGCTGGAGGCAGGAACGGCTGAGCTGGATCAGAAGTCTCCGCTTCTGAAGGCCGGAATCGGGCAGGCGGCAGCGGGAGGCGAACAGTTCAGAACAGAGGCTATGCAGCCGCTTTTGTACGGGAGTGACAGTCTTCTGAAGGGAATTACCAGCGTGAGTACAGGGGCAGGCCAGGTGAATGATGGTGCCGGGACACTGCAGGGAAAGGTACCTGAACTGGAAGCCGGGATCAGTCAATTAGATCAGGGAGCCGGCAGCCTGGACCAGGGAGCCGGGACTTTGGCGGACGGAGCAGCACGGCTGGATGACGGAGCTAAGGAACTTCTCCAGGGAAGCGGTCAGCTTTTCGACGGAGCTGCAGAGCTGAAAGACGGAACTGGTTCCTTGGTTTCCGGGACCAGGGAACTAACGGCAAATAACAGCACATTGCTGGATGGAGCCTCCCAGTTAAGTCAGGGGGCCGGAGCGATCCAGGAAGGGGCCGGAAAACTAAGGGACGGCAGTGCAGAGCTGGGGGACGGTATCAGCCAGGCGGCCGATGGTTCCCGGACACTCAGCAGCAGTCTTCAGGACGGAGCAAAGCAGGTAAAAGATACAAAGTCCACGGATGATACCGTGGAAATGTTTGCTGCTCCGGTTGAGACCAGCGAGACTATGATAACCACAGTGGAGAATAACGGGCACGCAATGGCGCCCTATATGATGAGCGTAGGACTCTGGGTGGGATGCATTGCGTTCAGTTTGATGTACCCGCTGACAAAATATAAAGGTAAGCTAAAATCAGGATTTTCCTGGTGGCTCAGCAAGGCCTCAGTACTTTACACCATAGCTGTTTTGCAGGCGGTTGCCATGATACTGCTTCTTCATGTATTTGACGGATTCAATCCGGCAGAGATGGGCAGAACGATTGGTTTTGCGTGTCTGGCCAGTGTGGCATTTATGTCAGTGATGTATTTCTTTACCAATTTCATCGGCAAGGTAGGAAGCTTTCTGATGCTGGTATTTATGGTGGTTCAGCTTGCGGGTTCTGTGGGAACCTATCCTCTTGAGATTTCAGGTTCTTTTGTCCCCTATCTTCATGAGTGGGTGCCGTTCACATATTCGGTGGAGGCATTCAGAAGTACGATTTCAGGAGGGGAAAGTATACGGGGCCCAGTGGTGTTTATGATCATTCTGTGTGCGGTATTTACGTTACTGACCCTGATAGAGTTCCAGCTTAGGGCCGGGAAGATCAAGGCCGGAAAACACATTCTGGCAGACTGGCTGGAGGAAAAAGGTTTGGCCTAA
- a CDS encoding TetR-like C-terminal domain-containing protein: MPKKPDRRVRKTKSHLRAGLSKLMQHKSIKEITVKELVEEVDINRSTFYLHYTDIYNLLETIENELQEEILKIIQEHPVSPFNEASFPFIEDIFLILWENKDICSALLGPNGDMSFVSRIESIISEHSLKVLKATFPENMDSLKYSYSFCLTGCIGLIKTWLDSDTGESPQHMADLTFRLIMNALKDIYPKP; the protein is encoded by the coding sequence ATGCCCAAAAAACCCGACCGCCGTGTCCGCAAAACCAAATCCCACCTCCGCGCCGGCCTCTCCAAACTCATGCAGCACAAAAGCATCAAAGAGATCACCGTAAAAGAACTGGTAGAAGAGGTAGACATCAACCGTTCCACCTTCTATCTCCACTACACTGACATCTACAACCTGCTGGAAACCATAGAGAACGAACTCCAGGAAGAAATCCTGAAGATCATCCAGGAACACCCTGTCAGCCCCTTCAACGAGGCCAGCTTCCCCTTTATAGAGGACATCTTCCTAATCCTCTGGGAAAACAAAGACATCTGCAGTGCCCTTTTAGGCCCCAACGGCGACATGTCCTTTGTCAGCCGCATAGAGAGCATTATATCCGAGCACAGCCTGAAGGTCCTAAAAGCCACCTTCCCGGAAAACATGGACAGCCTGAAATACTCCTATTCCTTCTGTCTGACAGGATGTATCGGCCTAATCAAAACCTGGCTGGACTCAGACACCGGGGAATCCCCCCAGCATATGGCTGATCTGACCTTCCGCCTCATCATGAACGCATTAAAAGACATCTACCCCAAACCGTAA
- a CDS encoding YeiH family protein, with product MDFLKKNWKGLLLCLAIALPSWFLGKALPVIGGPVFAILLGMAVTLLLKDRSGVQQGITFTSKKVLQYAVILLGFGLNLSVILQTGKQSLPIIVATITTSLVMAYVLHRIMRIPGKISTLVGVGSSICGGSAIAATAPVIDADDEEVAQAISVIFLFNILAAILFPAFGALIGFDTHSGEAFGIFAGTAVNDTSSVTAAASTWDSLYHLGSATLDKAVTVKLTRTLAIIPITLVLAFVRAKNAKEEGNKVEFKKIFPFFILYFVGASIITTAGVSLGVPAGIFSPLKTLSKFFIVMAMGAIGLNTNVVKLIKTGGKPIFMGACCWAGITGMSLVMQKMLGIW from the coding sequence ATGGATTTTTTGAAAAAGAACTGGAAAGGTCTTTTGCTCTGTCTTGCCATCGCACTGCCCAGCTGGTTTTTGGGAAAAGCGCTGCCGGTGATCGGCGGACCGGTTTTTGCCATTCTTCTGGGTATGGCGGTCACACTTCTTCTAAAGGATAGATCTGGCGTACAGCAGGGCATCACATTTACTTCTAAAAAGGTTCTGCAGTATGCAGTGATCCTTCTGGGATTCGGTCTGAACCTATCCGTTATCCTGCAGACAGGAAAGCAGTCCCTTCCCATTATTGTAGCAACGATCACTACATCACTGGTGATGGCTTATGTACTGCACCGGATTATGCGGATCCCGGGTAAAATATCTACTTTGGTGGGGGTCGGTTCCTCCATCTGCGGCGGCTCTGCCATTGCGGCTACGGCACCGGTCATTGATGCAGATGACGAGGAGGTGGCTCAGGCTATCTCTGTTATCTTTCTGTTCAACATTCTGGCCGCAATTTTGTTTCCGGCTTTTGGAGCTTTGATCGGATTTGATACTCACAGCGGGGAGGCTTTCGGAATTTTTGCGGGGACGGCTGTCAATGATACGTCCTCTGTAACCGCTGCTGCCTCCACTTGGGATTCACTTTATCATCTGGGGTCAGCCACTCTTGACAAGGCCGTGACCGTGAAACTGACCAGGACACTGGCGATCATTCCCATTACCCTGGTACTGGCATTTGTTAGGGCAAAGAATGCCAAGGAGGAGGGGAATAAGGTTGAGTTCAAGAAGATTTTCCCCTTCTTTATCCTGTACTTTGTGGGGGCTTCTATTATTACAACCGCTGGGGTGAGCCTTGGAGTCCCGGCGGGGATTTTTAGTCCTCTGAAGACCCTGAGCAAGTTTTTCATTGTCATGGCAATGGGGGCGATCGGGCTGAATACCAATGTGGTGAAGCTTATAAAGACAGGCGGGAAGCCAATTTTTATGGGGGCCTGCTGCTGGGCCGGGATTACGGGCATGAGCCTGGTCATGCAGAAAATGCTTGGAATCTGGTAG
- a CDS encoding (2Fe-2S)-binding protein, with product MSGEKYLCPCFKVTKKDIKEAIKDGASSFKEVRKRTKAGKGCGHCECKVKKYAKKQLKKHAS from the coding sequence ATGAGCGGGGAAAAATATCTGTGTCCCTGTTTCAAGGTCACAAAGAAGGATATCAAGGAAGCCATAAAAGACGGGGCCTCCTCTTTTAAAGAAGTGCGGAAAAGGACCAAAGCCGGAAAAGGCTGCGGCCACTGTGAATGCAAAGTGAAAAAATACGCTAAAAAGCAGTTAAAAAAACACGCGTCATGA
- a CDS encoding DUF975 family protein, giving the protein MWNRMELKMNGKANFLRNYGPAVLVSLIASLVAAKYGRNYDSDGASGSFLEFSGLHLSFDWDHLFFNWGGNAFSSGAVSLAVILLDVFIFQMLLVGACRFYVENRDYKAPVSKLLFGFQSGFYGNSVLVMFMKNLFVALWTLLLVIPGIVMSYAYRMVPYILAEQPDIDYREALRISKEMMYGQKWEAFFLDLSFIGWLFVGAVTCGIAGIFYVKPYVDATNVELYVTLREDWFAKSARESY; this is encoded by the coding sequence ATGTGGAACAGAATGGAACTTAAAATGAACGGAAAAGCCAATTTCCTGAGAAATTACGGGCCTGCAGTATTGGTGTCCTTGATAGCTTCTTTGGTGGCGGCTAAGTACGGGCGTAATTATGACAGTGATGGAGCATCTGGTTCGTTTTTGGAATTTTCAGGGCTTCATTTAAGTTTTGACTGGGACCATTTATTTTTTAACTGGGGAGGAAATGCGTTCAGCTCAGGTGCTGTTTCACTGGCTGTGATTCTTCTCGATGTTTTTATATTCCAGATGCTGTTGGTGGGAGCCTGTAGATTTTATGTGGAAAACAGGGATTATAAGGCGCCTGTTTCTAAACTGCTGTTTGGTTTTCAAAGCGGTTTTTATGGAAATTCCGTGCTGGTCATGTTCATGAAGAATCTGTTTGTTGCTCTGTGGACACTGCTTTTGGTGATTCCGGGGATCGTGATGAGTTATGCCTACCGTATGGTTCCGTATATACTGGCGGAGCAGCCGGATATTGATTACAGGGAAGCACTGCGAATCAGTAAAGAGATGATGTATGGACAGAAGTGGGAAGCTTTTTTCCTGGATCTTTCTTTTATTGGATGGTTGTTCGTGGGTGCGGTTACATGCGGGATCGCTGGGATTTTCTATGTGAAGCCTTATGTGGACGCTACTAATGTAGAACTTTATGTGACGCTTAGGGAAGATTGGTTTGCCAAGAGTGCAAGGGAAAGTTATTAG
- a CDS encoding metal-dependent transcriptional regulator, whose amino-acid sequence MKIQESAENYLETILVIGKRKSHVRSIDIANELEFSKPSVSVAMKNLRINGYIEVDSEGFITLTPEGRKIAEKIYERHQLLSGWLMRLGVDPKIAAEDACRMEHVISAESFEAIKKHTHGTNKE is encoded by the coding sequence TTGAAAATACAAGAATCCGCAGAAAACTATTTGGAAACTATTCTCGTTATCGGAAAAAGAAAATCCCATGTGCGCTCCATAGACATTGCCAACGAACTGGAATTCTCAAAACCCAGTGTAAGTGTTGCTATGAAAAATCTCAGAATCAACGGCTATATCGAGGTTGACTCTGAAGGCTTTATCACACTCACACCGGAAGGCCGGAAAATAGCAGAAAAAATATATGAACGCCACCAGCTCCTTTCCGGATGGCTGATGCGCCTGGGTGTTGATCCCAAAATAGCTGCTGAGGATGCCTGCCGTATGGAGCATGTGATAAGTGCTGAGAGCTTTGAGGCCATTAAAAAGCACACCCACGGAACCAATAAGGAGTAA
- a CDS encoding LysR substrate-binding domain-containing protein, with protein sequence MQDFRMETFLTVCEELNYTRAAQKLGLTQPAVSQQIHFLEQFYNTRLFTVQGRKLYLTEAGKLLHASAQTMKNDEAHLRRRLFDVQQPKREYHFGATLTVAEYILPGKIKNILKEDPDCRMKITVQNTRELLRQIDTGEIDFAVVEGSFPKEEYDFLPYSREPYIAVCSPGFPLPQCPCVLEDLLSYTLITREKGSGTRDILESILAQQNLKLADFSRVVEYGSIGAIKRLTAAGCGITFLYKKAAEHELRSRKLKEIKLQEFHLLHGLNFVFRKDTIFREEYAELYSLLK encoded by the coding sequence ATGCAGGATTTCCGCATGGAAACTTTTTTAACCGTATGTGAAGAATTGAATTATACACGCGCTGCCCAGAAGCTGGGGCTGACACAGCCGGCTGTCTCACAGCAAATACATTTTCTGGAGCAGTTCTACAATACACGCCTGTTTACTGTGCAGGGCCGGAAATTATATTTGACAGAAGCCGGTAAGCTTCTCCACGCTTCTGCCCAGACCATGAAAAATGATGAGGCCCATCTCCGCCGCAGGCTTTTCGATGTACAGCAGCCCAAAAGGGAATACCACTTTGGCGCAACCCTCACAGTAGCTGAATACATACTCCCGGGTAAAATAAAAAATATCCTGAAGGAGGACCCGGACTGCCGTATGAAGATCACCGTCCAAAATACAAGGGAACTGCTGCGCCAGATTGACACGGGCGAAATTGACTTTGCCGTTGTGGAAGGCTCCTTCCCCAAGGAGGAATATGATTTTCTCCCCTACAGCAGAGAACCGTATATTGCTGTATGTTCCCCCGGCTTTCCCCTGCCCCAATGCCCCTGTGTCCTGGAAGACCTGCTTTCCTATACGCTGATCACCCGTGAAAAAGGCTCAGGCACCAGAGATATCCTGGAGTCCATCCTTGCCCAGCAGAATCTGAAGCTTGCCGACTTTTCCCGCGTAGTGGAATACGGCAGCATCGGCGCCATCAAACGGCTGACCGCCGCCGGATGCGGCATTACCTTTCTATACAAAAAGGCCGCGGAACACGAGCTCCGCAGCCGGAAATTAAAAGAGATCAAATTACAGGAATTTCACCTGCTCCATGGACTTAATTTTGTCTTCCGCAAAGATACCATTTTCAGGGAAGAATACGCTGAACTCTATTCCCTCCTGAAATGA
- a CDS encoding FUSC family protein: MSIYQELQLNQAGSKALIKNSKDNSERGRHLLIYIFKVFLTLAFCMVFVTAYTGIFGESNSVAGVVVLLTVMVFRSADLGIKASHGNGVIVVLFTILAVGPKLTNMVSPGWGFFLDFVFLLLILTLGCHNIIMSNHATWVLGYLLLQGNHVSGREYFMRVLALALGALLTVLVFYRNHRGIRYKRGLGDLLREFAFSSARTKWQLRMALGISSGMFLAQLLHLPRVMWAGFAMMSIIQPFRRDLLNRFKYRFPGNLIGCVLFFGLCAVIPESFYGCIGMLGGIGVGFSATYLWQTVFNSFGALTMAMGMFGMAGSMALRLVNNLFGVVYGLVFDFLFEKVCFGIERITGGMESADAA, from the coding sequence TTGAGTATTTATCAGGAATTGCAGTTAAATCAGGCCGGTTCCAAGGCGCTGATCAAGAACAGTAAGGACAACAGTGAGAGGGGAAGGCATCTTCTCATCTATATTTTTAAAGTGTTTCTGACACTTGCTTTTTGTATGGTATTTGTCACGGCTTATACAGGGATCTTCGGGGAGAGCAACAGCGTGGCCGGTGTGGTGGTGCTGCTTACCGTGATGGTTTTCAGGTCAGCGGATCTGGGGATCAAGGCATCCCATGGAAATGGGGTTATCGTTGTTTTATTTACCATTCTGGCAGTGGGGCCTAAGCTGACTAACATGGTGTCACCGGGGTGGGGATTTTTTCTGGATTTTGTCTTTTTACTTCTGATCCTTACACTGGGGTGCCATAACATCATCATGTCCAATCACGCCACCTGGGTTCTGGGCTATCTTCTCCTTCAGGGAAACCATGTGTCAGGCAGGGAATACTTTATGCGCGTCCTTGCGCTGGCTCTGGGAGCGCTGCTGACTGTCCTGGTTTTTTACAGAAACCACAGGGGTATCCGGTATAAGAGGGGACTGGGGGATTTACTGCGGGAGTTTGCATTTTCATCGGCCAGGACCAAGTGGCAGCTGCGCATGGCCCTCGGCATATCGTCAGGCATGTTTTTGGCACAGCTTCTTCATCTGCCCAGGGTCATGTGGGCAGGATTTGCCATGATGTCCATTATCCAGCCGTTTCGCAGGGATTTGCTCAACCGGTTTAAATACCGTTTCCCGGGAAATTTGATTGGCTGTGTTCTGTTTTTCGGTCTCTGTGCTGTGATCCCGGAGAGCTTTTACGGTTGTATCGGAATGCTGGGCGGCATTGGCGTGGGATTTTCCGCTACCTATCTGTGGCAGACCGTGTTTAACTCCTTCGGAGCCCTTACCATGGCTATGGGAATGTTCGGCATGGCAGGTTCCATGGCGCTGAGGCTTGTAAACAACCTGTTCGGCGTTGTATATGGCCTGGTGTTTGACTTTTTGTTTGAGAAGGTCTGCTTCGGCATAGAGCGGATCACCGGGGGAATGGAATCAGCAGATGCGGCGTAG
- a CDS encoding ferritin, translating to MLDKKVSELLNTQINKEFYSAYLYLDFANYYKDQGLDGFANWYNVQAQEERDHAMLFIQYLQNNSEQISLESIDKPDKVFDAFDQPLHASLEHERYVTSLIHNIYDAAYTVKDFRTMQFLDWFVKEQGEEEKNAEDLIRKFELFGHDSKSLYMLDSELAARVYAAPSLVL from the coding sequence ATGTTAGACAAAAAAGTATCTGAACTGCTGAACACGCAGATCAACAAAGAATTCTACTCCGCCTATCTATATCTGGATTTTGCCAATTATTATAAAGACCAGGGACTTGACGGTTTTGCCAACTGGTACAACGTACAGGCCCAGGAGGAACGTGACCATGCCATGCTCTTCATCCAGTATCTGCAGAATAACAGTGAACAAATATCGCTGGAATCCATAGACAAGCCGGACAAGGTCTTTGACGCCTTTGACCAGCCCCTCCATGCAAGCCTGGAACACGAGCGCTATGTGACCAGCCTGATCCATAACATCTACGACGCTGCGTACACTGTAAAGGATTTCCGTACCATGCAGTTTTTGGACTGGTTTGTAAAAGAACAGGGGGAAGAGGAGAAGAACGCAGAGGATTTGATCCGCAAATTTGAGCTCTTCGGACACGACTCCAAAAGCCTCTATATGCTGGATTCCGAACTGGCGGCCAGAGTATACGCTGCCCCTTCCCTGGTACTCTGA
- a CDS encoding carbohydrate kinase family protein, translating into MDGKILIVGAAILDVLAEPADEGVFQTGSSPAEAITMRTGGDALNEASVLAKLGEEVRLLTVLGEDPAAEIIRGHCRKWGIGLDFARTEPGVDTGINVVLVKENGERCFLTNPHGTLRILSGEHLEGDFLRNVKILSFASIFVFPRLGSKDMARLFSRAKAQGILVCADMTKRKNGETAEEIREALSFVDFLFPNYEEAVLVTGKRELHEIADVFLDCGVGNVVIKCGDKGCFVKNRELFFESPAVPGVRCVDTTGAGDCFAAGFVYALAREMDLHTAAAYANACGALAVEKMGATEGVRSITQVENTVKKYHFP; encoded by the coding sequence ATGGATGGAAAAATTTTAATTGTGGGTGCAGCCATATTGGATGTGCTGGCAGAGCCGGCAGATGAGGGCGTTTTTCAGACCGGCTCAAGTCCGGCGGAAGCCATCACCATGAGGACAGGCGGGGACGCTCTGAATGAAGCCTCTGTTCTGGCAAAGCTGGGAGAGGAGGTCCGGCTTCTTACTGTGCTTGGTGAGGACCCGGCTGCGGAGATTATCAGAGGCCATTGCCGGAAATGGGGGATAGGACTTGATTTTGCCAGGACGGAACCCGGTGTGGATACAGGCATCAATGTGGTGCTGGTGAAGGAAAACGGGGAGCGGTGTTTTCTGACGAATCCACATGGAACTCTGCGCATACTTTCCGGGGAACATCTGGAGGGGGATTTTCTTCGGAATGTGAAAATACTTAGTTTTGCCAGTATCTTTGTCTTTCCCAGGCTTGGCAGCAAAGATATGGCCCGGTTGTTTTCCAGGGCCAAAGCACAGGGGATACTGGTCTGCGCGGATATGACCAAGAGAAAAAACGGGGAGACAGCCGAAGAGATACGGGAGGCACTGTCCTTTGTGGATTTTCTTTTCCCTAATTATGAGGAGGCAGTGCTGGTTACCGGGAAGAGAGAGCTGCATGAAATTGCGGATGTATTTTTGGACTGTGGTGTGGGCAATGTGGTGATTAAATGCGGGGATAAGGGGTGCTTTGTGAAGAACAGGGAATTGTTTTTTGAAAGCCCGGCGGTTCCCGGAGTCCGGTGTGTGGATACAACAGGGGCGGGTGACTGTTTTGCAGCAGGGTTTGTGTATGCACTGGCGAGGGAAATGGATTTGCATACGGCAGCAGCATATGCAAATGCCTGCGGCGCGCTGGCAGTGGAGAAAATGGGGGCAACGGAAGGGGTAAGGAGTATTACCCAGGTAGAAAATACAGTAAAGAAGTATCATTTTCCATGA